GCCTCCAGCGCCAGCGGGAGCGATGCGAACCAGTGCTCGAAGAACTCACCCAGCGTCCCCTCGATGGCCCACCCCAGGCCGAGCGAGGCGAGGGTAATCCCCAACTGGCTCGCCGACAGCACCCGAGACAGATTGCTGGTGGCGGCCAGCGCATACGGCGCCAACCGGTCGCCGGCGCGCACCATCGCCTCCAACCGGGTACGCCTCGATCGTACGAGCGCGAACTCCACCGCGACGAAGAAGCCGTTGAGGAGCAGCAGGATGATGATGAGGAGCGCGCGATTGGGCACGCCGGAACTTACCCGTCGGGATGACTCGTCGTCCATCGAGTGATGAGTCCAGCGCACGACCACGGTCCTGACGACGAGCACGGGCACGACCACGCCCACCCCCACTCGCACGCCCACTCCCACCTGCACCTGGAGGGCGGGGGCGACCCTGCGCTGCAACGCCGGTTGCGGTGGGCGCTCGCGCTCACCTTCCTCTTCCTGGTGGCGGAGGTCGTCGGCGGCTTCCTCGCCAACTCGCTGGCGCTCCTGGCCGACGCCGGGCACATGCTCACCGACGTGGCGGCGCTGGCGCTCTCGCTCTTCGTCGCCTGGTTCTCGCGCCAGCCCGCGGCCCCCGAAAAGACGTATGGCTACCTGCGCTGGGAGATCCTGGCCGCCCTGCTCAACGGCGCCACGCTCCTCGTCGTCTCCGGCTTCATCATCGTCGAGGCGTTCGGGCGGCTGCGCGCCCCCGAGCCGGTGGCGACCGGGCTCATGCTCGCGGTCGCCCTGGGCGGCCTCCTGGTCAACGCCCTCTGCGCGTGGATCCTGCAGCCGCTGCACCAGCACTCGCTCAATGCGCGCGGCGCCTACCTGCACGTCCTGGGCGACCTGCTGGGCTCCGTGGGGACGGTCGTCGCCGGAGTCCTGATTCGGTTCACGGGATGGCAGGCGGCCGACCCCATCGCCTCGATCGTCGTCACGCTCCTCGTGGTGCGTTCCTCGTGGCGCCTGGTGCGCGAGAGCGTGGACGTCCTGCTGGAGTCGACCCCTTCGCACATCTCACTGGGGGCGGTGCGGCAGACGCTGGCCGGGGTGGATGGCGTGTCGGGGGTGCACGACCTGCACGTCTGGACCGTGACATCGGGGATGGTGGCCATGAGCGCGCACGCCATTGTCCCGAGCGACGTCGATCATCAGCGCGTCCTGCGCGACGCCATGCGGGCCATGCACGACTTCGGCATCCATCACTGCACGGTGCAGATCGAGAGTGAGCCGATGTGCGAGAACGCGCACCCCTAGCGGCTCGAAGCCGTCGCCGGACGCGCAGTGCGACCGGCTCTTCTGTGACGCGAGTCACATGGCGTCTCACGGCACGTGCGCCCCGACTCACCTTGGGCGCGCCGGAGGCCGACACTCCTCCCTGAAACCTTCGCGTTGGCCGCAGGCATGGCCGGTCGCGCGTGACTCCTCCACGCATTGGGCGTCGTGTCGGATGGAGCCAGCTCAACATGTGAGCGCCGATGTGGACCATGATCAACGATTTCCGGATTGAGAAGTCTCGCCTTCCCGTGGTGCTCGTCACCATCGAGGGACAGCGAGTCTCTGGCGATTTGTTCGTGCAGGCGAGTGTCCGCCACCAGTTGGGGCACGAGACGGCGCAGGATGTGCTCAACGCGCCCGAGCCGTTCTTCCCGATCGCGACCATGAAGGGGCGCACGCTGCTCCTGGCCAAGGACCACGTGCGCGAGCTTTTCGTGGCGCGCGAGGATGCCGAGCAGGAGGATTGGGAGTTCGGGACCCCGGCCGACGTGGATGTGGTGATGCAGGGCGGGTCTCGGCATGTGGGCACGATTCTGATCCAGCAGACGTCGGGGCGCCAACGTGTCCTCGACTTCCTCAACCGGTTGACGGACCGTTTCCTGGCGCTCCACAAGGATGACGGCATCGTGCTCCTGAACCGTGCGCGCATCGCGCACGTCTGCCACGAAGCCTGATGTCCCAGCTTCCGCGACTGCTGGAGGTGCTGACCAGCACCCGCTCCGATACGCTCCTCATCATCGAGGGGGCGCCGATCACGGTGCAGCGCCCCGACGGGA
The DNA window shown above is from Gemmatimonadaceae bacterium and carries:
- a CDS encoding cation transporter, which encodes MSPAHDHGPDDEHGHDHAHPHSHAHSHLHLEGGGDPALQRRLRWALALTFLFLVAEVVGGFLANSLALLADAGHMLTDVAALALSLFVAWFSRQPAAPEKTYGYLRWEILAALLNGATLLVVSGFIIVEAFGRLRAPEPVATGLMLAVALGGLLVNALCAWILQPLHQHSLNARGAYLHVLGDLLGSVGTVVAGVLIRFTGWQAADPIASIVVTLLVVRSSWRLVRESVDVLLESTPSHISLGAVRQTLAGVDGVSGVHDLHVWTVTSGMVAMSAHAIVPSDVDHQRVLRDAMRAMHDFGIHHCTVQIESEPMCENAHP